The sequence ATTATAAAACCTGAAACTGTACTTCTAGTATCTAACTTCTCATCGTGGGATTTGTGCAGTTAAGGATGCAAACATGCTAGTTTTTGTGACTCCACATCAATTCATGGAAGGTATATGCAAGAGACTTGAGGGGAAAATAAAGGAAGAGGGTGTTCAGGCTATATCACTTATCAAAGGTATGGAAGTCAAAAAGGAAGGACCATGCATGATTTCTAGCCTCATCTCTGAAAAGCTTGGAGTGGACTGTTGTGTTCTCATGGGAGCAAACATCGCCAATGAGGTAAATACAGAAACCAAAAGAGTCGATACAGTTTGCTTTCCCATAAGCGGAAGCCATACAATTTGTTATTCTTTTAATGTCTTTCCTGAACTGGATTTGGTTTGGACAATGTAGATTGCTGTGGAGAAGTTCAGTGAAGCAACAGTTGGATACAGAGAGGATAAAGAGGTTGCGGAGATATGGGTTAAGCTATTTGGGACTCCCTATTTCCAAGTATCTGCTGTGAGTATCTCATATTTGCTTTGAACCATCATCATGTCAAAGCTTTGCTTGCAACCATCATCTTCCACCAGTTAAATAATCAGATGAAACCACTGATACATAACAAATTCAAACTGGCGATCCAGTTTTTTGCACAAAAATATTCATAGGCTGCCAGAAACAACCAACAGCATACATGGACACGAATAAAAGTAACTTAAAGTTTCACGAGCAAAAATGTTTCATTTAGTCGCTCGAATGTGCAGGTTCAAGATGTGGAGGGTGTCGAACTATGTGGAACACTGAAAAACGTAGTGGCCATTGGAGCAGGTTTTGTAATTTTCACAGTTTGCTTTGAACAGTTTCTTCGTTTGTACGGAAAATCAAGATACTAATCACTGTTAACAAACCAGGTCTTGTCGATGGCCTGGATATGGGGAATAACACGAAGGTATGAGTAGTACACAGAACACAGTGTGATTTGAGTGCTGTACACCAGAACATTTAATGACCCTAttctttttggtttgacataCAAAAAATACCAGGCAGCTATTATGAGAATTGGTCTTAGAGAGATGAAAGCTTTCTCTAAGCTCATGTTCCCTTCTGTTAAGGACAGCACCTTCTTCGAAAGCTGTGGGATAGCAGATGTCATCACTACATGCTGTATGAAATTTTGAACTACTGTTACTTTTCCTGAGCTTCAAAAGTACAGGGcaagtttcaatcaacaaactaAATTGTTGTTTTCTCCAATGCAGTGGGAGGAAGAAACAGGAGGGTTTCGGAAGCTTTTGCTAGGAATGGTGGAAAAAGGTTCTTCATTTCCTTATTAGGTTTTGAACAGATTCATTCAAGTCTAGGCTTTCAACGGCAATTGTTAACCAGTGTGGTTTGTTCTACATGTTAGGTCTTTTGATGAGCTTGAAGCGGAGTTGTTGCAGGGCCAGAAACTACAGGTTGACATCACTTGCCATAAATAAAGCTAATGCTATATAATCTACTGAATACGCTAGCAGTATCCAACTTATTTGGCTTGATGTTTTTTTTGAAGGGTGTATCAACTGCCAGAGAAGTGTACGAGGTTCTAAGCCACCGTGGATGGCAAGAACTATTCCCACTGTTCACTACAGTGCATAAGATCTGCATAGGTCTCCTTCCCCCATCTGCCATTGTCGAACATAGTGAGCATACTCCAAATTTCTTACTGGTTGAAGGCTCTGCAGAGTACTACTGACCCTTTCTCAAGCATCAACTGAAACTCCAACCAAATGGAAGACTGTCAAGCTACAAAACTTTCAGCGGACAGAAGTCTAGATGGGTTTTTGTTGACACGCGACACAAAGTGCAACACAAGTGGGTTGATATGGGGAAACTTTTCATGCTCTTAGATGTACTGGCCTAGTGAGTAGTGACCCTTTTGTAAGGTTTCTTTTGCTGGAAGAATCATAGCCTTTTCTTCATATTTACTTGTTCTTAAAGACTAAATTATGACAGTCTAATAGCCCTAATAATATCTCCTATTCCCTGAGTTAATAATCTAATAATGCAGACTCATTTTACCAAGTAGAAATTTTTACATTAAAATCTTACTATGTGGAATGAGGTACGTAAGCGC comes from Papaver somniferum cultivar HN1 chromosome 7, ASM357369v1, whole genome shotgun sequence and encodes:
- the LOC113293307 gene encoding glycerol-3-phosphate dehydrogenase [NAD(+)]-like, whose amino-acid sequence is MAPAAEVSTNQQYQGDETRNGQEIGNNVNASYKVTVVGSGNWGSVAAKLIASNTLKLNSFHDEVKMWVYEETLPNGDKLTDVINQTNENVKYLPGIKLGKNVVADPDIANAVKDANMLVFVTPHQFMEGICKRLEGKIKEEGVQAISLIKGMEVKKEGPCMISSLISEKLGVDCCVLMGANIANEIAVEKFSEATVGYREDKEVAEIWVKLFGTPYFQVSAVQDVEGVELCGTLKNVVAIGAGLVDGLDMGNNTKAAIMRIGLREMKAFSKLMFPSVKDSTFFESCGIADVITTCLGGRNRRVSEAFARNGGKRSFDELEAELLQGQKLQGVSTAREVYEVLSHRGWQELFPLFTTVHKICIGLLPPSAIVEHSEHTPNFLLVEGSAEYY